The proteins below come from a single Limosilactobacillus reuteri genomic window:
- the araA gene encoding L-arabinose isomerase translates to MDIKNYEFWFVTGSQFLYGEEQLKSVAADAEDIVNKLNESGKLPYKVVFKGVMTTAEGITKFMKEANYNDNVAGVMTWMHTFSPAKNWIRGTKLLQKPLLHLATQYLNKIPYDTIDFDYMNLNQSAHGDREYAYINARLQKHNKIVYGFWGDEEVQEEIADWQNVAVAYNESFNIKIVRFGDTMRNVAVTEGDKVEAQMFLGWTVDYWPVSDLVEYVNGISKEEIDAAYKDLASRYEMVQGDNTKEHYEHSVRYQLREYLGLKKFMDEKGYTGFTTNFEDLHGLEELPGLAAQLLMRDGYGFGAEGDWKSAGMDRLLKIAADNVATAFMEDYTLDLRSGHQAILGSHMLEVDPTIASDKPRVEVHPLDIGGKDDPARLVFTGREGKAVDVTLSYFNDGYKVIGYSVDCHKPEAETPHLPVAKQLWTPTVGLKEGAERWMHAGGGHHTILSFSLKPQQIKDLFGMLDVKVDFIE, encoded by the coding sequence ATGGATATTAAGAATTACGAATTTTGGTTTGTTACTGGTAGTCAATTCCTTTACGGTGAAGAACAATTAAAGTCAGTTGCTGCTGATGCTGAAGATATTGTTAATAAGTTAAACGAAAGTGGTAAGTTGCCTTACAAGGTTGTCTTCAAGGGTGTTATGACAACTGCTGAAGGAATCACTAAGTTTATGAAGGAAGCTAACTACAATGACAACGTTGCCGGTGTTATGACATGGATGCATACCTTCTCACCAGCAAAGAACTGGATTCGGGGAACTAAGCTTTTACAAAAGCCACTGCTTCACTTAGCAACTCAATACTTGAACAAGATTCCATATGACACCATTGACTTTGATTACATGAACTTAAACCAATCAGCTCATGGTGACCGTGAATATGCTTACATTAACGCTCGTTTACAAAAGCATAACAAGATTGTTTACGGCTTCTGGGGAGATGAAGAAGTTCAAGAAGAAATCGCTGACTGGCAAAATGTTGCGGTTGCTTACAACGAAAGCTTTAACATTAAGATTGTTCGTTTTGGTGATACAATGCGGAACGTTGCCGTTACTGAAGGTGACAAAGTTGAAGCCCAAATGTTCCTTGGCTGGACTGTTGACTACTGGCCAGTAAGTGACTTAGTAGAATATGTAAATGGTATCAGTAAAGAAGAAATTGATGCTGCTTACAAGGACTTAGCAAGTCGTTATGAAATGGTCCAAGGTGATAATACTAAGGAACACTATGAACACTCAGTTCGTTACCAACTTCGTGAATATCTTGGTTTGAAGAAGTTTATGGATGAAAAAGGCTACACTGGCTTTACCACCAACTTTGAAGACTTGCATGGCCTTGAAGAATTACCTGGGTTAGCTGCTCAATTATTGATGCGTGATGGCTACGGCTTTGGTGCTGAAGGTGATTGGAAGTCTGCCGGAATGGATCGCTTATTGAAGATTGCTGCTGATAATGTTGCTACTGCCTTTATGGAAGACTACACATTAGACCTTCGTTCAGGTCACCAAGCAATTCTTGGTTCACACATGCTTGAAGTTGACCCAACAATTGCTTCAGATAAGCCACGAGTTGAAGTTCACCCATTAGACATTGGTGGTAAAGATGACCCAGCACGGTTAGTATTTACTGGTCGTGAAGGTAAGGCTGTCGATGTTACCCTTTCATACTTCAACGATGGTTACAAGGTTATTGGTTACTCAGTTGATTGTCATAAGCCAGAAGCTGAAACGCCTCATCTTCCAGTTGCTAAGCAGTTATGGACACCAACTGTTGGCTTAAAGGAAGGTGCTGAACGCTGGATGCATGCTGGTGGTGGTCACCACACAATCTTGAGTTTCAGTTTGAAACCACAACAAATTAAAGATCTTTTCGGAATGTTAGATGTTAAAGTTGATTTTATTGAATAG